A genome region from Hymenobacter tibetensis includes the following:
- a CDS encoding DUF4385 domain-containing protein, with product MPFDYDLDFRTVDFRKHPELYRVGKGEQGVLLVQPYKGEILPHWRFRTPEVARESADTIYGLFEAYLKAEDFVGADMARKFLQMGFTRSRRYANHKGGKKYDGPVPDDKKGQSGAHGRAELPRSPEDAEKAEAAVIFKLKWDQAKQHPDYLRQMADFKTRYGK from the coding sequence ATGCCCTTCGACTACGACCTTGATTTTCGCACCGTAGATTTTCGGAAGCATCCCGAACTCTACCGCGTAGGCAAAGGCGAACAGGGGGTGCTGCTGGTACAGCCCTATAAAGGGGAGATTCTGCCCCACTGGCGCTTCCGAACCCCAGAAGTGGCACGGGAGTCGGCCGATACTATCTACGGCCTGTTTGAGGCCTATCTGAAGGCCGAAGACTTTGTAGGGGCCGACATGGCCCGCAAGTTTCTGCAAATGGGGTTCACCAGGTCGCGGCGCTACGCCAACCACAAAGGCGGCAAGAAATACGATGGCCCCGTACCCGACGACAAGAAAGGCCAAAGCGGAGCCCACGGCCGCGCCGAGCTACCCCGCTCTCCTGAAGACGCCGAAAAGGCCGAGGCTGCTGTCATTTTCAAACTGAAGTGGGACCAGGCCAAGCAGCACCCCGACTACCTACGCCAGATGGCCGATTTTAAAACCCGCTACGGGAAGTGA
- a CDS encoding inorganic phosphate transporter, whose amino-acid sequence MLGLEPHVLILLIVCLVAACAFEFVNGFHDTANAVATVIYTNALRPWVAVVWSAFWNFIGVLTGGIGVAMGIVYLLPVESLVDQNVYHGIAMVGALILAAIIWNVGTWYYGLPSSSSHALIGSILGVGIAFTLLPGTRSAAVNWSKAGETGLALLIGPLFGFSLTIFLMFLLKRFVDNKAIFKEPHKHKPPPLWIRLILVATCTLVSYFHGSNDGQKGVGLVMLILIGIVPTFFALDHTKNPLDMRDSLVKVEQVMQKLNPGDLSTDDRAAVSNIRLQTNSLDSIFTNKTEVTQLPQNARFQIRKAILLLSNQAKKLQGSDKVSLSSVDRETLNASITKMRTFTDYAPTWVLLIVSVSLGLGTMIGWQRIVKTIGERIGKEHLTYAQGASSELITATMIGLSTAYNLPSSTTHVLSSSIAGSMVANRGIKNLNPQMVRNIALAWVLTLPVTMALSGGLFLLFRAILG is encoded by the coding sequence ATGCTTGGCTTAGAGCCTCATGTGCTGATTCTGCTTATCGTCTGTTTGGTAGCAGCCTGCGCATTTGAATTTGTTAATGGATTCCACGACACGGCCAATGCCGTGGCCACGGTTATCTACACCAACGCCTTGCGGCCGTGGGTGGCCGTCGTCTGGTCGGCGTTCTGGAACTTCATTGGGGTACTAACGGGCGGTATTGGCGTAGCCATGGGCATCGTGTACTTATTGCCCGTCGAAAGTTTGGTTGATCAGAACGTCTACCACGGCATTGCCATGGTGGGCGCCCTCATTTTGGCCGCCATTATCTGGAACGTGGGTACTTGGTACTACGGGCTGCCGTCGTCGTCGTCGCACGCGCTCATCGGAAGTATTCTGGGAGTTGGTATTGCGTTTACGCTGCTGCCGGGTACTCGTAGCGCGGCCGTGAACTGGAGCAAAGCAGGCGAAACCGGATTGGCGCTGCTAATCGGGCCCCTGTTTGGTTTCTCGCTCACCATCTTCCTGATGTTCCTGCTCAAGCGCTTCGTCGACAACAAGGCCATCTTCAAGGAGCCGCACAAACACAAGCCACCACCGCTCTGGATTCGCCTGATTCTGGTGGCTACTTGTACGCTGGTAAGCTACTTCCACGGCTCCAACGACGGCCAGAAAGGCGTGGGCCTCGTGATGCTGATTCTGATTGGTATCGTGCCAACTTTCTTCGCGCTCGACCATACCAAGAACCCCCTGGACATGCGCGACTCGCTGGTAAAGGTGGAACAGGTAATGCAGAAGCTGAACCCCGGTGACTTGAGCACCGACGACCGGGCGGCAGTTAGCAACATCCGCCTCCAAACCAATTCGCTGGATTCCATTTTCACCAACAAGACCGAGGTTACCCAGCTGCCGCAGAACGCTCGTTTCCAGATTCGCAAAGCTATTCTGCTGCTGAGCAATCAAGCCAAGAAGCTCCAAGGCAGCGACAAGGTAAGCCTAAGCAGTGTGGACCGGGAAACACTGAATGCCTCCATAACCAAGATGCGCACCTTCACTGACTATGCCCCTACGTGGGTGTTGCTGATTGTGTCGGTTTCACTGGGCTTGGGCACCATGATTGGGTGGCAGCGCATTGTGAAAACCATTGGAGAGCGAATTGGTAAGGAGCACCTGACGTATGCCCAGGGCGCTTCCTCGGAACTGATTACGGCTACTATGATTGGCCTTTCCACTGCTTACAACCTGCCGTCGTCAACCACGCACGTGTTGTCGTCTTCCATTGCGGGCTCGATGGTAGCCAACCGCGGTATCAAGAATTTGAACCCGCAAATGGTCCGCAACATTGCCTTGGCCTGGGTGCTTACTTTGCCCGTTACAATGGCCTTGTCAGGTGGCTTGTTCTTGTTGTTCCGAGCCATCCTCGGGTAG
- a CDS encoding glycine--tRNA ligase yields MSNAPQKAAETAENTLADIVSHAKEYGFVFPSSEIYDGLAAVYDYGPNGVELKNNLKQLWWRAMTQLNQNVVGIDAAIFMHPLTWKASGHVDGFSDPMIDNLDSKKRYRADVLLEEKAAEYEKNGEKERADALLAEMGRLLTAEDLAGVRQLIIDEKIACPVSKTSNWTEVRQFNLMFSTQIGAVAGDSSLIYLRPETAQGIFVNFLNVQKSARMNIPFGIAQIGKAFRNEIVARQFIFRMREFEQMEMQFFVRPGTEDEWYDKWKETRRRWHEAIGLPAEKLRFHDHDKLAFYAKAAVDIEYEFPFGFKEMEGIHSRTNHDLSQHQQYSRKKQNYFDNDINPETGKPYGNYVPFVVETSVGADRLFLATLCQAFQEETITEGEGEEQKTKTRKFLKLHPAIAPVKAAIFPLVRKDGLPEKATEIFNALRHDFRLVMEEKDAIGKRYTRQDLIGTPFCIAVDHQTLEDNTVTVRHRDSREQTRMPISELRSYIGEAVSFSRIFEKL; encoded by the coding sequence ATGAGCAACGCCCCGCAAAAAGCCGCCGAAACGGCCGAGAACACCTTAGCTGATATTGTATCGCACGCGAAAGAGTATGGCTTTGTATTTCCGTCCAGCGAAATCTACGACGGCCTAGCTGCTGTGTACGACTACGGCCCCAACGGCGTGGAGCTGAAAAACAACCTTAAGCAGCTGTGGTGGCGGGCCATGACCCAGCTCAACCAGAACGTAGTGGGCATCGACGCCGCTATCTTCATGCACCCGCTCACTTGGAAAGCCTCCGGCCACGTTGACGGCTTCTCGGACCCGATGATCGATAACCTTGACAGCAAGAAGCGCTACCGCGCCGACGTGCTGTTGGAGGAGAAAGCCGCCGAGTACGAAAAGAACGGCGAAAAAGAACGGGCTGATGCGCTGCTAGCTGAAATGGGCCGCCTGCTCACGGCTGAAGACCTAGCGGGGGTTCGTCAGCTCATCATCGACGAGAAAATAGCGTGCCCAGTATCCAAGACCAGTAACTGGACCGAGGTGCGCCAGTTCAACCTGATGTTCTCCACGCAGATAGGCGCCGTAGCCGGCGACTCGAGCTTGATCTATCTGCGGCCCGAAACAGCGCAAGGTATTTTCGTCAACTTCCTGAACGTGCAGAAGTCGGCCCGGATGAATATTCCGTTCGGTATTGCGCAAATCGGGAAGGCCTTCCGCAACGAGATTGTGGCTCGGCAGTTCATCTTTCGCATGCGGGAGTTCGAACAGATGGAAATGCAGTTCTTCGTGCGCCCTGGCACAGAGGATGAGTGGTACGACAAGTGGAAGGAAACGCGTCGTCGTTGGCACGAAGCAATAGGATTACCAGCCGAAAAGTTGCGCTTCCACGACCACGACAAGCTAGCTTTCTATGCTAAGGCAGCGGTTGATATCGAATACGAGTTTCCATTTGGCTTTAAGGAAATGGAAGGTATTCACTCCAGAACTAACCACGACTTGAGTCAACACCAACAGTATAGCCGCAAAAAGCAGAACTACTTCGACAACGACATCAACCCCGAAACCGGCAAGCCCTACGGCAACTACGTACCCTTTGTGGTGGAAACGTCGGTAGGTGCTGACCGGCTGTTCCTGGCTACGCTCTGCCAGGCGTTCCAGGAAGAAACTATTACGGAAGGCGAAGGAGAGGAGCAGAAAACCAAAACCCGCAAGTTCCTGAAGTTGCACCCCGCCATAGCGCCTGTTAAGGCGGCCATCTTCCCGCTGGTACGCAAAGACGGGCTGCCTGAAAAAGCAACGGAAATCTTCAACGCTCTGCGCCACGATTTCCGGTTGGTGATGGAAGAGAAGGACGCCATTGGCAAGCGCTACACCCGCCAGGACCTTATCGGTACGCCGTTCTGCATTGCCGTCGACCACCAGACGCTGGAAGACAACACCGTAACCGTCCGTCACCGCGACTCGCGCGAGCAGACCCGCATGCCTATTTCGGAACTGCGGAGCTACATCGGTGAAGCCGTTAGCTTCTCGCGCATTTTCGAGAAGCTGTAG
- a CDS encoding efflux RND transporter permease subunit yields the protein MWSNLALFVIKNRRILILLLSALTVFMGWQARKVEMTYDFAQVVSPDDPDMVYFQQFKRTFGEDGNVFVLGMQDSSVYKLGNFNELRSLTDTLGKVEGVSGVLSVTRLPRLEKDTATNTFRALPIFRRAPQTQVELDSLMRVVNAQEFYKGQLISPTTGATLLALTLDPKYLNSSRREGVMKQILGHADRFQAKTNIRMHYAGLPYVRSTMTTKVAAEMKLFVGLTIAMMAVTLFMFFRTWSAVLFPLLIVLVVVVWCVGTMVLMGYKINLLTGLIPSIIIVIGIPNCTYLLSRYHYDYRKSGNQVLAMARVVRKIGLVTLMNNTTTAIGFVVFCFTNIAILYQFGAVATINIFVAFAVSFIMMPIVFTYLPPPTPKQLQHLEAKPLTKLLEFFDYLVLERRQTVYIAAGVLIVLASFGVSKVRSVSYMVDDLPKDSSVNSDLKFFEQHFNGVMPLEMVVDTGKKKGILKLKNLEKIDRLEKFLRTQPELTTPVSIVTFLKASTQAFYNGNPDYYRLPDNSEKNFVLSYLARSQSANEGGSGQMMQKLLRSFTDSTGQRARISLKIADIGSHNLDTLLARKIQPEIKQIFNGTGMDVRLTGTTILFTKGNEYLIGMLKESLLIAFGLVGLVVLLLFRSIRAVFFTLLPNLFTLLLTGGIMGYFGIPLKPSTALIFSIALGIDGDNSIHLLAKFRQEMAINGQRVQAAISTTLSEAGTSMIYTSIVLFLGFSVFAFSEFGGTKALGLLMSASLLITNFSNLILLPALLVTFEHGKDEIIDQSSIRHYDDEYHEEDDDFELNLNRMQVQPKQDS from the coding sequence ATGTGGAGCAACCTAGCCCTATTCGTCATCAAGAACCGGCGGATTCTGATTCTGCTGCTGTCCGCCCTGACGGTGTTCATGGGCTGGCAAGCACGCAAAGTGGAAATGACATACGACTTTGCCCAGGTGGTCAGCCCCGACGACCCGGACATGGTGTATTTCCAGCAGTTCAAGCGCACCTTCGGCGAAGACGGCAACGTGTTTGTGCTGGGTATGCAAGACAGCAGTGTCTACAAACTAGGCAACTTCAATGAGCTTCGGTCCTTGACTGACACACTTGGTAAGGTGGAAGGCGTGAGCGGAGTACTGAGCGTGACGCGCTTGCCTCGCCTCGAAAAAGACACGGCCACCAACACCTTCCGGGCCTTGCCCATCTTCCGGCGGGCGCCGCAAACTCAGGTTGAACTCGACTCGCTTATGCGGGTCGTGAATGCGCAGGAGTTCTACAAGGGCCAGCTCATCAGCCCTACCACGGGTGCCACGCTGCTAGCCCTCACCCTCGACCCAAAGTATTTGAATTCTTCGAGGCGCGAAGGCGTGATGAAGCAAATCCTGGGGCACGCCGACCGGTTCCAGGCCAAAACCAACATCCGGATGCACTACGCTGGCTTGCCGTACGTGCGCTCCACCATGACCACCAAGGTAGCGGCCGAAATGAAGCTATTCGTCGGCCTAACCATTGCCATGATGGCCGTGACGCTGTTCATGTTCTTCCGCACCTGGTCGGCGGTGTTGTTTCCGTTGCTGATTGTGCTGGTAGTGGTGGTGTGGTGCGTGGGCACGATGGTGCTCATGGGCTACAAAATCAACCTGCTAACCGGCCTGATTCCGAGCATTATCATCGTAATCGGTATTCCGAACTGCACGTATCTGCTGAGCCGCTACCACTACGACTACCGCAAATCCGGCAACCAGGTGCTGGCCATGGCGCGAGTGGTGCGCAAGATTGGCCTCGTGACTTTGATGAACAACACCACCACAGCTATCGGATTTGTGGTGTTCTGCTTCACCAATATTGCCATCCTCTACCAGTTTGGGGCAGTGGCCACCATCAACATTTTCGTGGCGTTTGCGGTGTCGTTTATCATGATGCCGATTGTGTTCACCTACCTGCCGCCGCCTACACCCAAGCAGTTGCAGCACTTGGAAGCCAAGCCGCTCACCAAGCTGTTGGAGTTCTTCGACTACCTGGTATTGGAGCGCCGGCAAACGGTGTACATAGCCGCTGGGGTCCTGATTGTGCTGGCTTCTTTCGGGGTAAGCAAGGTGCGCTCGGTGTCGTACATGGTCGATGACTTGCCCAAAGACTCGTCGGTAAATTCCGACTTGAAGTTCTTCGAGCAGCACTTCAACGGCGTGATGCCGCTGGAAATGGTGGTGGACACCGGCAAGAAGAAGGGCATTCTGAAGCTGAAAAACCTCGAGAAGATTGACCGCCTCGAGAAGTTTCTGCGCACCCAACCCGAACTCACCACGCCCGTCAGCATCGTCACGTTTCTGAAGGCCAGCACGCAGGCGTTCTACAACGGCAACCCCGACTACTACCGCCTACCCGACAACTCCGAGAAGAACTTCGTGCTTAGCTACCTCGCCCGGTCGCAGTCGGCCAACGAGGGTGGGAGTGGGCAGATGATGCAGAAGCTGCTGCGTTCCTTCACCGACTCCACCGGCCAACGGGCTCGTATTTCCCTGAAGATTGCCGACATCGGTTCGCACAACCTGGATACGCTGCTGGCCCGGAAAATTCAACCGGAAATCAAGCAGATTTTCAACGGTACGGGCATGGATGTGCGGCTAACCGGCACAACCATCCTGTTCACCAAAGGCAACGAGTACCTGATTGGTATGCTCAAAGAAAGCCTGTTGATTGCCTTCGGGCTGGTAGGCTTGGTGGTGTTGCTGCTGTTCCGGAGCATACGGGCCGTGTTCTTCACGTTGCTTCCCAACCTCTTTACGCTGTTGCTGACTGGGGGCATCATGGGCTACTTCGGCATTCCACTCAAGCCCAGCACGGCCCTCATCTTCAGTATTGCGCTGGGTATCGACGGCGACAACAGCATTCATCTGCTGGCGAAGTTCCGGCAGGAAATGGCCATCAACGGGCAGCGGGTGCAGGCTGCTATCAGCACCACGCTCAGCGAAGCCGGTACCAGCATGATTTATACCAGCATTGTGCTGTTTCTGGGCTTTTCGGTGTTTGCCTTTTCGGAGTTTGGCGGCACCAAGGCCCTGGGGCTGCTCATGTCGGCTAGCTTGCTGATTACCAATTTCTCCAACCTGATTCTGTTGCCTGCCTTGCTTGTTACCTTCGAACATGGCAAAGACGAAATCATCGACCAATCTTCTATTCGTCATTACGACGACGAGTACCACGAGGAAGACGATGATTTCGAATTGAACCTGAACCGCATGCAGGTGCAGCCCAAACAGGACAGTTAA